One segment of Rosa chinensis cultivar Old Blush chromosome 6, RchiOBHm-V2, whole genome shotgun sequence DNA contains the following:
- the LOC112169774 gene encoding uncharacterized protein LOC112169774 — MVEKDFRIQEKTDNRFLISFDLVRDRYKVLRGGVWCFNRSPICLEEYDGVLPIAEVPMKHVRMWVRVSDIPPLYEEPGNFILIGNLLGGYLDYDKREFRKGIVLILFSHDISKPIILERRVFLAPSIEPILQFQFEHLKGRCPQCGLITHSGAKCEEPNTAVYAPRVLKFVVAPLPPVVPSPYLLRLLEIYLCLLPHC, encoded by the coding sequence ATGGTGGAGAAGGATTTCAGGATTCAAGAGAAGACTGACAACaggtttctgatttccttcGATTTAGTCCGTGATCGGTACAAGGTGCTTAGAGGCGGGGTGTGGTGTTTTAACAGATCCCCAATCTGTTTAGAGGAGTATGATGGTGTTCTTCCCATCGCTGAAGTGCCTATGAAGCATGTTAGGAtgtgggttagggtttctgacATCCCTCCTCTCTACGAGGAACCCGGCAACTTCATCCTCATTGGAAACTTGCTGGGTGGTTATCTGGACTACGATAAGAGAGAGTTTCGTAAAGGTATTGTTCTAATTCTCTTCTCCCATGACATCTCTAAACCGATTATTCTTGAGCGAAGAGTTTTCTTGGCCCCTAGCATAGAGCCTATTTTGCAGTTCCAGTTTGAACATCTCAAAGGGAGATGCCCTCAGTGTGGATTGATTACACATTCTGGGGCTAAGTGTGAGGAGCCAAATACGGCCGTTTATGCTCCTAGGGTTTTGAAGTTTGTGGTGGCCCCTCTACCTCCGGTGGTGCCTTCTCCTTATCTGCTCAGACTACTCGAGATCTACCTATGCCTTCTTCCTCActgctga